In one window of Opitutus sp. GAS368 DNA:
- the rhaM gene encoding L-rhamnose mutarotase, which translates to MTATHPGSNAPLMRKAFIMAVNLGRAEEYIHRHNPIWPELAQTLKAHGVRNYSIFYHPASRQLFGYVEIQSELRWAAIAQTEICQRWWRHMSELMPTNDDGSPATAALQEVFHLK; encoded by the coding sequence ATGACGGCGACGCATCCAGGCAGCAATGCACCGCTTATGCGCAAAGCATTCATCATGGCCGTGAATCTCGGACGGGCGGAGGAATACATCCACCGGCACAATCCGATCTGGCCGGAGCTGGCGCAGACGCTCAAAGCCCATGGTGTTCGCAACTACTCGATCTTCTACCATCCGGCGAGCCGACAGCTCTTCGGCTATGTGGAAATCCAAAGCGAGCTGCGGTGGGCGGCAATTGCCCAAACCGAGATTTGCCAGCGGTGGTGGCGGCATATGAGTGAGCTGATGCCGACGAATGATGACGGCAGCCCGGCCACGGCCGCACTCCAAGAGGTTTTTCACTTGAAATAA
- a CDS encoding arabinose isomerase, whose product MSAHPLRIGLFGIGLDAYWPQFAGLKERLEGYLARVAVKLARPGAEIVNVGLVDTPDRAYAAGRELRRADVDIIFLHVTTYALSSTVLPVVQRAKVPVIVLNLAPAPAIDYATFNALADRIAMTSDWLAHCSACPVPEIANVFKRAGVKFHQVTGVLDNDPACWREVDAWVEAARVAAGMFGNRLGLMGHYYGGMLDIQSDVTLQCATFGTHIEHLEVDELASLRRSVTSAEMQARLHEFQTTFDVQSDCAAEDLAAAARTSVALDRLVAEHRLGSLAYFYKGTGVSENEDAIASIILGTSLLTGRSIPVAGEYEIKNAQAMKIMDLLGVGGSFTEYYAMDFSDDIVLMGHDGPGHIAIAQGKIKVRPLKVYHGKVGRGISVEMTVRHGPVTLLSVIEAGGRLALLCAEAESVLGPILEIGNTNSRYRFACGAREFVNRWNSHGPAHHCAVGVGHVADKITKLGSLLGMDAIRVC is encoded by the coding sequence ATGTCGGCCCACCCTCTGCGTATCGGGCTGTTTGGCATCGGACTCGATGCCTACTGGCCTCAATTTGCCGGACTCAAGGAACGCTTGGAGGGATATTTGGCCCGTGTGGCCGTCAAACTCGCCCGCCCGGGTGCGGAAATTGTCAATGTGGGTCTGGTGGACACCCCTGATCGGGCTTACGCCGCCGGGCGCGAACTGCGGCGGGCCGACGTGGACATCATTTTCCTGCATGTAACGACTTACGCGCTATCCTCGACGGTCCTGCCGGTCGTCCAGCGGGCCAAAGTTCCGGTCATCGTGCTCAATCTCGCCCCTGCACCGGCCATCGATTATGCGACGTTCAATGCGCTGGCGGATCGAATCGCCATGACCAGCGACTGGCTGGCGCATTGTTCGGCTTGTCCGGTGCCCGAGATAGCCAACGTCTTCAAGCGTGCCGGGGTGAAATTTCACCAGGTCACGGGCGTGCTCGACAACGATCCGGCTTGCTGGCGAGAGGTTGACGCCTGGGTCGAAGCCGCACGCGTGGCGGCAGGCATGTTTGGCAACCGGCTGGGCCTCATGGGCCATTACTATGGCGGCATGCTGGACATCCAGTCCGATGTGACCCTGCAGTGCGCCACCTTCGGCACGCATATTGAGCACTTGGAGGTTGATGAACTGGCCTCGCTTCGCCGCTCGGTAACCTCGGCAGAGATGCAGGCGCGTTTGCATGAATTTCAAACCACCTTTGACGTTCAGTCGGATTGCGCCGCCGAAGATCTGGCCGCAGCGGCCCGCACATCAGTAGCCCTGGACCGCCTGGTCGCTGAACATCGGTTGGGATCCTTGGCTTACTTCTACAAGGGCACCGGAGTTTCTGAAAATGAGGACGCCATCGCCTCGATCATTTTGGGCACATCGCTGCTCACGGGACGTAGCATCCCGGTGGCCGGTGAATATGAGATCAAGAATGCGCAGGCGATGAAGATCATGGACCTGCTCGGCGTCGGTGGCTCATTCACCGAGTATTATGCGATGGATTTTAGCGACGATATCGTGCTCATGGGTCATGATGGTCCCGGTCATATCGCCATCGCGCAGGGCAAGATCAAGGTTCGCCCGCTCAAGGTCTATCATGGCAAGGTGGGCCGGGGCATTTCGGTTGAGATGACCGTCAGGCACGGCCCGGTGACGCTCCTTTCGGTGATCGAAGCGGGTGGCAGGCTCGCTCTGCTTTGTGCCGAGGCCGAGTCCGTGCTTGGACCGATTTTGGAAATTGGCAACACGAACAGCCGGTATCGTTTTGCTTGCGGAGCCCGGGAGTTCGTCAACCGCTGGAACTCACATGGACCGGCCCATCATTGCGCCGTGGGAGTCGGACACGTTGCGGATAAAATTACCAAGCTAGGCTCGTTGCTCGGTATGGATGCCATACGGGTTTGTTGA
- a CDS encoding PadR family transcriptional regulator, giving the protein MDFNEKFAPITKGLLEFLVLKIIAADKVYVPDILQQLSATEFATQEGTLYPLLSKMRREELVDYEWKESESGPPRKYYELTAKGRAQLRETMEFWQQINETVKSLGKK; this is encoded by the coding sequence ATGGATTTCAACGAAAAATTTGCGCCGATCACGAAAGGACTCCTCGAGTTCCTCGTGCTGAAGATCATCGCGGCCGACAAGGTCTACGTGCCCGACATCCTGCAGCAGCTGAGCGCGACGGAGTTCGCGACGCAGGAGGGCACGCTCTACCCGCTGTTGAGCAAGATGCGCCGCGAGGAGCTCGTGGACTACGAGTGGAAGGAGTCCGAGTCCGGCCCGCCGCGCAAATACTACGAGCTGACGGCCAAGGGCCGGGCGCAGCTCCGCGAGACAATGGAATTCTGGCAGCAGATCAACGAAACCGTGAAGAGCCTCGGCAAGAAATAG
- a CDS encoding PspC domain-containing protein, producing the protein MNRVITINLNGVAYQLEESGYEQLRVYLDHAARSLEGNPDKDEILADIEQAIADKFRALLGSYKTVVVTGEVADVITQMGPVQATDAAGAVAGAKPAGSAQAASDAGTPRMPRRLYKINDGAMLAGVCNGLSAYLNIDVSLVRVGFVLLGIFWGMGLLVYVLLAFILPEARTTEEKAAATGAAATAEEFIRRAKAGYYEGMKHFNDRDARREWKRKFRQEMRGWKHSFRRQMHENAAQWQQNWAQAGGPPADRWASLGLTMMILTWTRLLCFALAFYAVYALVTHGAVFGLAWPADIPVWLGIVGVCFAYQFLTWPLKVMRRSIFHAHWGWRGLSGPLDGIVGLGFLLVMVWVADHYSPAFHAWLMDLPPSIHRAAGEVKEWWARQ; encoded by the coding sequence ATGAACAGAGTCATCACCATCAACCTGAACGGCGTCGCCTACCAGCTCGAGGAATCCGGCTACGAGCAGCTGCGCGTCTACCTCGACCACGCCGCCCGCTCGCTCGAGGGCAACCCGGACAAGGACGAGATCCTCGCCGACATCGAGCAGGCCATTGCGGACAAGTTCCGGGCGCTGCTCGGCAGCTACAAGACCGTGGTCGTCACGGGCGAGGTCGCGGACGTCATCACGCAGATGGGTCCGGTGCAGGCGACGGACGCCGCGGGCGCTGTGGCCGGCGCCAAGCCCGCCGGAAGCGCGCAGGCGGCCAGCGACGCCGGCACGCCCCGGATGCCTCGGCGGCTTTATAAGATCAACGATGGCGCCATGCTCGCCGGCGTGTGCAACGGCCTGTCGGCTTACCTCAACATCGACGTGTCGTTGGTCCGCGTGGGCTTTGTGCTGCTGGGCATCTTCTGGGGCATGGGCCTGCTGGTGTATGTGCTCCTCGCGTTCATCCTGCCGGAGGCGCGCACGACGGAGGAGAAGGCCGCCGCCACCGGGGCGGCCGCCACCGCGGAGGAATTCATTCGCCGGGCCAAGGCGGGCTACTACGAGGGCATGAAGCATTTCAACGACCGGGACGCGCGCCGCGAGTGGAAGCGGAAGTTCCGGCAGGAGATGCGCGGCTGGAAACACAGCTTCCGGCGGCAGATGCACGAGAATGCGGCGCAGTGGCAGCAGAACTGGGCCCAGGCCGGCGGCCCGCCGGCGGACCGCTGGGCCAGCCTGGGGCTGACCATGATGATCCTGACGTGGACCCGGCTGCTGTGCTTCGCGCTGGCGTTCTATGCCGTCTACGCGCTGGTGACGCATGGCGCGGTCTTCGGCCTGGCGTGGCCGGCTGACATCCCCGTGTGGCTGGGGATCGTCGGGGTGTGCTTTGCCTACCAGTTCCTGACGTGGCCGCTCAAGGTGATGCGCCGGTCGATCTTTCATGCGCACTGGGGCTGGCGCGGCCTGTCCGGGCCGCTGGACGGGATCGTGGGGCTCGGCTTCCTGCTCGTGATGGTCTGGGTCGCCGATCATTATTCGCCGGCGTTCCACGCCTGGCTGATGGATCTGCCGCCGTCCATCCACCGCGCGGCCGGCGAGGTGAAGGAATGGTGGGCCCGGCAGTGA
- a CDS encoding DDE-type integrase/transposase/recombinase: protein MARLQERSFGPKKLWWKLHREYPRSQLPCVRTLSRWLQTHGLVRRQTRRARPGPILRLRGRLAGRCANDVWSLDFKGQFRTADGRKVHALTVRDVASRYVLCVQHVSKPGEAEVARVMRRLFRRYGLPKALRTDNGAPFGAGGPRGWTRLSAGWVKLGIRMEYGRPRCPQDNAAHEQMHGVLKRFAATPVSAHPPAQQRRFGRWRHHYNQLRPHEARGLRTPAELYRASRRVLPATVPRWTYPKTWLRVRLDAKGRYRWRKRQRLIGKAFIAEELGARLVRPDVLAVYFGPHLLGHLHAHDPAGLRHARWRQPLQSKAGGAQPLPRPPRSIKI, encoded by the coding sequence GTGGCCCGCCTGCAGGAGCGGAGCTTCGGGCCGAAGAAGCTGTGGTGGAAGCTGCACCGCGAGTATCCCCGCTCGCAGTTGCCGTGCGTGCGCACGCTGTCGCGTTGGCTGCAGACGCACGGCCTGGTGCGCCGGCAAACCCGGCGCGCCAGACCGGGACCGATCCTGCGCCTGCGCGGACGCCTGGCGGGGCGTTGTGCGAACGATGTCTGGTCGCTCGACTTCAAGGGCCAGTTCCGCACCGCCGACGGCCGGAAGGTTCATGCCCTCACCGTGCGCGATGTGGCGAGTCGCTATGTGCTGTGTGTGCAGCATGTGTCCAAGCCCGGCGAAGCGGAGGTCGCTCGGGTGATGCGCAGGTTGTTCCGCCGTTACGGCCTGCCCAAGGCCCTCCGCACGGACAATGGGGCCCCGTTTGGCGCCGGGGGCCCGCGCGGCTGGACCCGCCTGAGCGCGGGTTGGGTCAAACTGGGCATCCGGATGGAGTATGGCCGTCCCCGCTGCCCGCAGGATAACGCGGCGCACGAGCAGATGCATGGCGTGCTGAAGCGGTTCGCCGCCACCCCGGTTTCAGCCCACCCGCCGGCCCAGCAGCGCCGCTTCGGGCGCTGGCGCCACCATTACAACCAGCTCCGCCCCCATGAGGCACGCGGACTGCGCACGCCGGCGGAACTCTACCGCGCCAGCCGGCGCGTTCTGCCGGCCACTGTCCCTCGCTGGACCTATCCGAAAACCTGGCTGCGCGTGCGCCTCGACGCCAAGGGGCGCTACCGCTGGCGCAAACGCCAGCGGCTCATCGGCAAGGCCTTCATCGCGGAGGAACTCGGCGCCCGCCTGGTCCGCCCTGATGTCCTCGCCGTCTATTTCGGACCCCATCTGCTCGGCCACCTCCACGCCCACGATCCGGCCGGACTCCGGCACGCCCGTTGGCGTCAACCCCTGCAATCCAAAGCGGGAGGGGCGCAGCCCCTCCCGCGCCCACCCCGATCGATCAAGATCTGA
- a CDS encoding M48 family metalloprotease, with protein sequence MSALIFPEVFVTCAFVAWALNELELIGWRRSQAMHWTERARRLFPARVSRQINVWVIPACAALLHRNFNPASPSGLVFLCGFLGTLLGNYPMDRDTHYDLAFRPWAHEVVAGLLMQFSTLGAYLAASALMPARWDWRVPVITVVFLGLLLALQFGLAVRLMRALRLLRPASPRLQQLVDETAATLGVKVRATWELARCDANAIAFVLTGELAFTDGLLVYCPDDELKAICAHEVGHLTEGRLSLTARLLGSLIFAPLIFLNPVYHQWGLFGVAGLVLVVLVVLFARPRLSRAMEKRADRIAQESVAGTTVYARALERLYRVNCSPAALKKGAGRTHPDLYDRMLAVGLTPDYPRPAPPRPAAKAGRAWFSPRFASSPRCS encoded by the coding sequence GTGTCCGCCTTGATCTTCCCGGAAGTCTTCGTGACCTGCGCCTTCGTGGCGTGGGCCTTGAACGAGCTGGAGCTGATCGGCTGGCGGCGCTCCCAGGCGATGCACTGGACGGAGCGCGCGCGGCGGCTCTTTCCCGCACGGGTCTCGCGGCAGATCAACGTCTGGGTGATCCCGGCCTGCGCCGCGCTGCTGCACCGCAATTTCAACCCGGCCAGCCCCTCGGGCCTCGTGTTCCTCTGCGGGTTTCTGGGCACGCTGCTGGGCAACTACCCGATGGACCGCGACACCCACTATGACCTGGCCTTCCGGCCGTGGGCGCACGAGGTCGTGGCCGGTCTGCTCATGCAGTTCTCCACCCTCGGCGCCTACCTCGCGGCCTCCGCCCTCATGCCCGCCCGGTGGGACTGGCGGGTGCCGGTGATCACGGTGGTTTTCCTCGGCCTGCTCCTCGCGCTGCAGTTCGGCCTCGCGGTCCGCCTGATGCGGGCGCTGCGCCTCCTCCGGCCCGCGTCGCCGCGGCTGCAACAGCTGGTGGACGAAACCGCCGCCACGCTCGGCGTGAAGGTCCGCGCCACGTGGGAGCTGGCCCGCTGCGACGCCAACGCCATCGCCTTTGTCCTGACCGGCGAACTCGCCTTCACCGACGGGTTGCTCGTGTATTGTCCCGATGACGAGCTCAAGGCCATCTGCGCACACGAAGTGGGTCACCTGACCGAGGGCCGCCTGTCGCTCACGGCACGCCTCCTCGGCTCGCTGATCTTCGCGCCGTTGATTTTCCTCAACCCGGTCTACCACCAGTGGGGATTGTTCGGCGTCGCGGGCCTCGTCCTCGTCGTGCTGGTCGTCCTGTTTGCCCGGCCGCGCCTGTCGCGGGCCATGGAGAAACGCGCCGACCGGATCGCCCAGGAAAGCGTCGCCGGCACGACGGTCTACGCCCGCGCGCTGGAACGCCTTTACCGCGTCAACTGCTCCCCCGCGGCGCTGAAGAAGGGCGCCGGGCGGACGCACCCGGACCTTTACGACCGGATGCTCGCGGTCGGCCTGACGCCGGACTACCCGCGCCCCGCCCCGCCCCGCCCCGCGGCCAAGGCTGGACGAGCATGGTTCTCACCGCGCTTTGCGTCATCGCCGCGATGCAGCTGA
- a CDS encoding glutamate-5-semialdehyde dehydrogenase, with protein MADLAQLIAQLGQQARVAARQLARTPAKQIDAALLAMADALVAAQMDLLNANAADVAAARANNQTAALIDRLTLTPERIAKCAEGLRLVAALPHPLGEVLREWTQPNGLKFAKVRVPLGVIGFIYESRPNVTVDAAGLCLKSGNAVILRGGSEALRSNTIIAAALSRGLAQAGLPAHAVQLVPVADRDVVRLFGESVGAIDLLIPRGGKGLIETVVKFARIPVIKHYDGICAVYVDRAADLVMAEKLIVNAKVSRPGVCNAAETLLVHRDVAATFLPKAGAALLEAGVRLRVDQASRTALGDLVTHHPSLITVANRDDYRTEFLDLILAVKIVDDVAVAIEHIETNGSHHTDTIVTADAATAEQFLAGVDSAVVLWNASTRFNDGHEFGFGAEIGISTDKLHARGPMGLEELTSYKYVVRGAGQIRS; from the coding sequence ATGGCTGACCTGGCACAACTCATCGCCCAGCTCGGGCAACAGGCCCGCGTCGCCGCGCGCCAGCTCGCGCGCACGCCCGCGAAGCAGATCGACGCCGCGCTCCTTGCGATGGCCGACGCGCTCGTCGCCGCGCAGATGGATTTGCTCAATGCCAACGCGGCCGATGTCGCCGCGGCCCGGGCCAACAACCAGACCGCCGCGCTCATCGACCGCCTCACGCTCACACCCGAGCGCATCGCCAAGTGCGCCGAGGGCCTGCGCTTGGTCGCGGCCCTCCCCCACCCGCTCGGCGAGGTGCTCCGCGAGTGGACGCAGCCCAACGGCCTGAAGTTCGCCAAGGTCCGCGTGCCGCTCGGCGTCATCGGCTTCATCTACGAGTCCCGCCCCAACGTCACGGTCGACGCCGCCGGCCTCTGCCTGAAGAGCGGCAACGCCGTCATCCTCCGCGGCGGCTCCGAGGCGCTGCGTTCCAACACGATCATCGCCGCCGCCCTCTCCCGCGGCCTGGCCCAGGCCGGCCTGCCCGCCCACGCGGTGCAGCTCGTGCCGGTCGCCGACCGCGACGTCGTCCGCCTGTTCGGCGAATCGGTCGGCGCCATCGACCTCCTCATTCCCCGCGGCGGCAAGGGCCTGATCGAAACCGTCGTGAAGTTCGCGCGCATCCCGGTCATTAAGCATTATGACGGCATCTGTGCGGTCTACGTGGACCGGGCCGCCGACCTGGTCATGGCGGAGAAGCTCATCGTCAACGCCAAGGTCTCCCGCCCCGGCGTGTGCAACGCCGCCGAGACGCTCCTCGTGCACCGCGACGTCGCCGCCACCTTCCTGCCCAAGGCCGGCGCCGCCCTGCTCGAGGCCGGAGTTCGCCTGCGCGTCGACCAAGCCTCCCGCACTGCGCTCGGCGATCTCGTCACTCATCACCCGTCACTCATCACGGTCGCGAACCGGGACGACTATCGCACCGAGTTCCTCGACCTGATCCTCGCGGTGAAGATCGTGGACGACGTCGCCGTCGCCATCGAGCACATCGAGACCAACGGCTCGCACCACACGGACACGATCGTTACGGCCGACGCCGCCACGGCGGAGCAGTTCCTCGCCGGCGTGGACAGCGCCGTCGTGCTCTGGAACGCCTCGACGCGCTTCAACGACGGCCACGAGTTCGGCTTCGGTGCGGAGATCGGCATCAGCACGGACAAGCTTCACGCCCGCGGCCCGATGGGCCTCGAGGAGCTGACGTCCTACAAGTATGTCGTCCGCGGCGCCGGACAGATCAGAAGCTGA
- the proB gene encoding glutamate 5-kinase — MAKRSQRIVLKFGSGILSTEKGIGLSRRQIARLAREVGALVRAGHQCVIVSSGAIAAGLATLGLDAKPKELAGKQACAAVGQSQLMHAYASAFAQQGLNVAQLLLTHNDLDSRTRHHNARNTLTHLLSRGNVVPIINENDSVAVEEINFGDNDRLSAEVAILIDADLLIILTSVDGLQDAAGQVVPVVKDFSEVAGLVRADKGHTSTGGMVTKLQAAQLAVKAGIPVNIASGRKAGLVYAIVTGQRVGTHFPAN, encoded by the coding sequence ATGGCCAAACGTTCCCAGCGCATCGTGCTCAAGTTCGGTTCCGGCATCCTGTCGACCGAAAAGGGCATCGGCTTGAGCCGCCGGCAGATCGCGCGCCTGGCCCGCGAGGTCGGCGCGCTGGTCCGGGCCGGCCACCAGTGTGTCATCGTGTCCAGCGGCGCCATCGCCGCCGGGCTCGCCACCCTGGGCCTCGACGCCAAGCCCAAGGAACTCGCCGGCAAGCAGGCCTGCGCCGCCGTCGGCCAGTCCCAGCTGATGCACGCCTACGCCAGCGCCTTCGCCCAGCAGGGCCTCAACGTCGCCCAGCTGCTGCTCACCCACAACGACCTCGACAGCCGCACGCGCCACCACAACGCCCGCAACACCCTCACCCACCTCCTGTCGCGCGGCAACGTCGTCCCCATCATCAACGAGAACGACTCCGTCGCGGTCGAGGAAATCAACTTCGGCGACAATGACCGGCTCTCCGCCGAGGTCGCCATCCTGATCGACGCCGACCTGCTCATCATCCTGACGAGCGTGGACGGCCTGCAGGACGCCGCCGGCCAGGTCGTGCCGGTCGTGAAGGATTTCAGCGAGGTCGCGGGCCTCGTCCGCGCCGACAAGGGCCACACGTCCACCGGCGGCATGGTCACCAAGCTCCAGGCCGCGCAGCTCGCCGTGAAGGCCGGCATCCCGGTCAACATCGCCAGCGGGAGAAAAGCGGGCCTGGTTTATGCCATCGTGACCGGGCAACGCGTGGGAACCCATTTCCCGGCCAATTAA
- a CDS encoding alpha/beta fold hydrolase produces the protein MPTVAATPRIFELGLPDLALARGGVVRSHRVRGWWWSREGDTPENPAKDVPTVLLVHALTGSAVAGGKDGWWDPLIGPGKALDPAHHRLVCFNNLGSCYGSSGPGVEGFPAMKTVDLTSLDISRAILLALDKLGVGRVHLTTGGSLGGMVTLTLAALAPERFERILPFATSVSASAWVVGWNHVARQILRLDPGYPENVGRGLEIARQLAILTYRAEPGLDARQPRPAPGTDAGYPVQSYLEHQGKKLRNRFAAQAYELQLAAMDHHDLTQPLPGDTKPAISRVRAATLVVDVDTDQLFTPAQAAALAAQLRAAGAKVERETVASIHGHDAFLIEWKTLGPLLTKALHLQAPGP, from the coding sequence ATGCCGACTGTTGCCGCGACTCCGCGTATCTTTGAATTGGGCTTGCCCGACCTCGCGCTCGCGCGAGGAGGCGTAGTCCGGTCCCACCGCGTCCGCGGCTGGTGGTGGAGTCGCGAGGGCGACACGCCTGAGAATCCCGCCAAGGACGTCCCGACCGTGCTGCTGGTGCACGCCCTTACGGGCAGCGCCGTGGCCGGCGGCAAGGACGGCTGGTGGGACCCGCTCATCGGCCCGGGCAAGGCGCTCGATCCCGCGCACCACCGGCTGGTGTGTTTCAACAACCTCGGCTCCTGCTACGGCAGCAGCGGGCCCGGCGTGGAAGGCTTCCCGGCGATGAAGACGGTCGACCTCACGAGCCTCGACATCTCCCGCGCCATCCTGCTCGCGCTGGACAAGCTTGGCGTCGGCCGCGTGCATCTCACGACCGGCGGTTCGCTGGGCGGCATGGTGACGCTGACGCTGGCCGCGCTCGCGCCCGAGCGCTTCGAGCGCATCCTGCCGTTCGCGACCAGCGTGTCGGCCAGCGCCTGGGTGGTCGGCTGGAACCACGTGGCGCGCCAGATCCTGCGGCTCGACCCGGGTTACCCGGAGAACGTCGGCCGCGGCCTCGAGATCGCGCGCCAGCTCGCCATCCTCACTTACCGCGCCGAGCCGGGCCTCGACGCCCGCCAGCCGCGCCCGGCCCCCGGCACCGACGCCGGTTATCCGGTGCAGAGCTATCTCGAGCACCAGGGCAAGAAGCTGCGCAACCGTTTCGCGGCGCAGGCCTACGAGCTGCAGCTCGCGGCGATGGACCACCACGACCTGACCCAGCCGCTGCCGGGAGACACGAAACCCGCGATCAGCCGGGTCCGCGCGGCGACGCTGGTCGTCGATGTGGACACCGACCAGCTTTTCACCCCGGCCCAGGCCGCGGCCCTGGCCGCGCAATTGCGCGCCGCCGGCGCCAAGGTCGAGCGGGAGACCGTGGCGAGCATCCACGGCCACGACGCTTTCCTCATCGAATGGAAGACACTCGGACCTCTCTTGACAAAGGCGCTGCATCTGCAGGCTCCCGGCCCATGA